One Bombus pyrosoma isolate SC7728 linkage group LG9, ASM1482585v1, whole genome shotgun sequence genomic window carries:
- the LOC122570715 gene encoding probable beta-hexosaminidase fdl isoform X5, with protein sequence MPGVMLTAFYSMIGNTSSIRDRRSSQLTYTRTLSRMVGSVPSGWMRKILLFLVLTTGVLLIAMYAHAPPLASLQPFSSRRLKELQRGLVTFLVGNESTKKPEERLYEYLEEPRTFQSPWSWACVAGRCERRAVRSSRTSLASCIALCGGNTRLLWPRPTGNVFLGEDSVIIHLQQIEFVTVNTSDQETKNLLEHAKDVFIGNIRSLMKVPNAKSRSGVDVFVVYLSAGNGRAIGPNLDTDESYTLELMPKGKILEARISGKSFFGARHGLETLGQMIWWDESAGREGALRVLSRASVEDKPTFPYRGLLVDTGRQFFPIERLKRVIDGMAASKLNTFHWHLSDSQSFPFDSAQFPEMARWGAYSGDQIYTPDDVKDLADYARIRGIRVLIEIDSPAHAGAGWQWGTEYGYGELALCVDQQPWSSYCGEPNCGQLNPINEHTYRILEGLYRELLDLTEIRDIVHLGGDEVNLDCWAQYGNITAAMQAQNMTDHHAMWAEFETKMLQRLVKANHDETPKAVILWSSPLTKRPYITMYFDPKIHVIQSWGGSNWPETLDLLEDGFRVILSHVDTWYLDCGFGKWREIGEAACGEYRTWQTVYNHRPWRDYAQQHFSLVLGGEAAIWSEQTGDASLGPRLWPRASALAERLWSDMPTNGYSTDESVYTRLAAHMELLTSRGLKTEAMWPQWCSQNPGKCL encoded by the exons ACTGTCGAGGATGGTAGGCAGCGTACCGAGCGGATGGATGAGGAAGATCCTCCTCTTCCTGGTCCTGACGACCGGGGTCCTCCTCATCGCCATGTACGCGCACGCTCCGCCGCTTGCTTCTCTCCAACCGTTCTCGTCACGACG ACTGAAGGAGTTGCAACGAGGCTTGGTTACTTTCCTGGTCGGTAATGAAAGCACGAAGAAACCCGAGGAACGGCTCTACGAGTATCTGGAAGAGCCTAG AACGTTTCAGAGTCCGTGGTCCTGGGCCTGCGTCGCTGGAAGATGCGAGAGGAGAGCGGTCAGATCTTCGAGGACCTCGTTGGCCAGCTGTATCGCCCTCTGCGGCGGAAACACCAGGCTTCTCTGGCCCAGACCAACCGGAAACGTGTTCCTGGGCGAAGATAGCGTGATCATACACCTGCAGCAAATCGAATTCGTCACGGTGAACACTAGCGACCAGGAGACGAAGAACCTGTTGGAGCACGCCAAGGATGTTTTCATCG GTAACATAAGAAGCCTGATGAAGGTGCCAAACGCGAAAAGCAGATCCGGGGTGGACGTGTTTGTCGTCTACCTATCCGCCGGAAATGGCAGAGCGATAGGGCCGAACTTAGACACGGACGAGTCGTATACCCTGGAGCTGATGCCTAAGGGGAAGATTCTCGAAGCTCGAATAAGCGGAAAAAGTTTCTTCGGCGCCAGACACGGTTTGGAAACGCTTGGTCAAATGATCTGGTGGGACGAGTCTGCCGGAAGGGAAGGAGCCTTGCGAGTGTTATCTCGCGCTTCTGTCGAGGACAAGCCAACGTTCCCCTACAGAGGTTTGCTGGTCGATACGGGAAGACAGTTCTTTCCCATCGAACGACTGAAACGTGTGATCGACGGAATGGCGGCATCGAAGTTGAACACTTTCCATTGGCACCTATCAGACTCGCAGAGCTTCCCCTTCGATTCAGCCCAGTTCCCCGAAATGGCCAGATGGGGCGCTTATAGCGGAGATCAGATCTATACGCCCGACGATGTGAAGGATCTCGCGGATTACGCGAGGATCCGCGGCATCAGGGTGCTCATCGAGATCGACTCTCCGGCACATGCTGGTGCTGGCTGGCAATGGG GGACGGAGTACGGTTACGGGGAGCTGGCTCTCTGCGTTGATCAGCAGCCATGGTCGTCGTATTGCGGCGAGCCGAATTGCGGTCAGTTGAATCCCATCAACGAGCACACCTATCGAATATTAGAGGGGCTGTACAGGGAGCTTCTGGACCTGACCGAAATTCGGGACATCGTGCACCTTGGCGGGGACGAGGTGAACCTGGATTGTTGGGCACAGTACGGAAACATCACGGCCGCGATGCAAGCACAGAACATGACCGATCACCATGCTATGTGGGCCGAATTCGAAACGAAGATGTTGCAAAGGTTGGTGAAGGCCAACCACGATGAAACGCCAAAGGCTGTGATTCTGTGGAGTTCCCCGTTGACAAAGAGGCCTTACATCACCATGTACTTCGATCCAAAGATTCACGTGATCCAATCTTGGGGAGGTAGCAACTGGCCGGAAACACTGGATCTTCTAGAAGACGGTTTCAGAGTGATTCTTTCTCACGTGGACACGTGGTATCTGGATTGTGGATTTGGAAAATGGAGGGAGATCGGAGAAGCCGCCTGTGGCGAGTATCGTACCTGGCAAACTGTTTACAATCATCGACCTTGGAGAGATTACGCTCAGCAACATTTTAGCCTCGTTTTGGGCGGAGAGGCAGCTATCTGGAGCGAGCAGACCGGCGACGCGTCCTTGGGACCTCGACTATGGCCCAGGGCATCTGCTCTCGCTGAGAGATTATG GAGCGACATGCCAACCAATGGCTACTCGACAGACGAAAGCGTGTACACGAGGCTAGCCGCACACATGGAGCTTCTAACCAGCCGTGGATTGAAAACAGAAGCCATGTGGCCGCAGTGGTGTTCCCAGAATCCCGGCAAATGTCTCTGA
- the LOC122570715 gene encoding probable beta-hexosaminidase fdl isoform X6: MLQHTEYRFPFSLKTNNYSVLDTFLRNYVRRLSRMVGSVPSGWMRKILLFLVLTTGVLLIAMYAHAPPLASLQPFSSRRLKELQRGLVTFLVGNESTKKPEERLYEYLEEPRTFQSPWSWACVAGRCERRAVRSSRTSLASCIALCGGNTRLLWPRPTGNVFLGEDSVIIHLQQIEFVTVNTSDQETKNLLEHAKDVFIGNIRSLMKVPNAKSRSGVDVFVVYLSAGNGRAIGPNLDTDESYTLELMPKGKILEARISGKSFFGARHGLETLGQMIWWDESAGREGALRVLSRASVEDKPTFPYRGLLVDTGRQFFPIERLKRVIDGMAASKLNTFHWHLSDSQSFPFDSAQFPEMARWGAYSGDQIYTPDDVKDLADYARIRGIRVLIEIDSPAHAGAGWQWGTEYGYGELALCVDQQPWSSYCGEPNCGQLNPINEHTYRILEGLYRELLDLTEIRDIVHLGGDEVNLDCWAQYGNITAAMQAQNMTDHHAMWAEFETKMLQRLVKANHDETPKAVILWSSPLTKRPYITMYFDPKIHVIQSWGGSNWPETLDLLEDGFRVILSHVDTWYLDCGFGKWREIGEAACGEYRTWQTVYNHRPWRDYAQQHFSLVLGGEAAIWSEQTGDASLGPRLWPRASALAERLWSDMPTNGYSTDESVYTRLAAHMELLTSRGLKTEAMWPQWCSQNPGKCL; this comes from the exons ACTGTCGAGGATGGTAGGCAGCGTACCGAGCGGATGGATGAGGAAGATCCTCCTCTTCCTGGTCCTGACGACCGGGGTCCTCCTCATCGCCATGTACGCGCACGCTCCGCCGCTTGCTTCTCTCCAACCGTTCTCGTCACGACG ACTGAAGGAGTTGCAACGAGGCTTGGTTACTTTCCTGGTCGGTAATGAAAGCACGAAGAAACCCGAGGAACGGCTCTACGAGTATCTGGAAGAGCCTAG AACGTTTCAGAGTCCGTGGTCCTGGGCCTGCGTCGCTGGAAGATGCGAGAGGAGAGCGGTCAGATCTTCGAGGACCTCGTTGGCCAGCTGTATCGCCCTCTGCGGCGGAAACACCAGGCTTCTCTGGCCCAGACCAACCGGAAACGTGTTCCTGGGCGAAGATAGCGTGATCATACACCTGCAGCAAATCGAATTCGTCACGGTGAACACTAGCGACCAGGAGACGAAGAACCTGTTGGAGCACGCCAAGGATGTTTTCATCG GTAACATAAGAAGCCTGATGAAGGTGCCAAACGCGAAAAGCAGATCCGGGGTGGACGTGTTTGTCGTCTACCTATCCGCCGGAAATGGCAGAGCGATAGGGCCGAACTTAGACACGGACGAGTCGTATACCCTGGAGCTGATGCCTAAGGGGAAGATTCTCGAAGCTCGAATAAGCGGAAAAAGTTTCTTCGGCGCCAGACACGGTTTGGAAACGCTTGGTCAAATGATCTGGTGGGACGAGTCTGCCGGAAGGGAAGGAGCCTTGCGAGTGTTATCTCGCGCTTCTGTCGAGGACAAGCCAACGTTCCCCTACAGAGGTTTGCTGGTCGATACGGGAAGACAGTTCTTTCCCATCGAACGACTGAAACGTGTGATCGACGGAATGGCGGCATCGAAGTTGAACACTTTCCATTGGCACCTATCAGACTCGCAGAGCTTCCCCTTCGATTCAGCCCAGTTCCCCGAAATGGCCAGATGGGGCGCTTATAGCGGAGATCAGATCTATACGCCCGACGATGTGAAGGATCTCGCGGATTACGCGAGGATCCGCGGCATCAGGGTGCTCATCGAGATCGACTCTCCGGCACATGCTGGTGCTGGCTGGCAATGGG GGACGGAGTACGGTTACGGGGAGCTGGCTCTCTGCGTTGATCAGCAGCCATGGTCGTCGTATTGCGGCGAGCCGAATTGCGGTCAGTTGAATCCCATCAACGAGCACACCTATCGAATATTAGAGGGGCTGTACAGGGAGCTTCTGGACCTGACCGAAATTCGGGACATCGTGCACCTTGGCGGGGACGAGGTGAACCTGGATTGTTGGGCACAGTACGGAAACATCACGGCCGCGATGCAAGCACAGAACATGACCGATCACCATGCTATGTGGGCCGAATTCGAAACGAAGATGTTGCAAAGGTTGGTGAAGGCCAACCACGATGAAACGCCAAAGGCTGTGATTCTGTGGAGTTCCCCGTTGACAAAGAGGCCTTACATCACCATGTACTTCGATCCAAAGATTCACGTGATCCAATCTTGGGGAGGTAGCAACTGGCCGGAAACACTGGATCTTCTAGAAGACGGTTTCAGAGTGATTCTTTCTCACGTGGACACGTGGTATCTGGATTGTGGATTTGGAAAATGGAGGGAGATCGGAGAAGCCGCCTGTGGCGAGTATCGTACCTGGCAAACTGTTTACAATCATCGACCTTGGAGAGATTACGCTCAGCAACATTTTAGCCTCGTTTTGGGCGGAGAGGCAGCTATCTGGAGCGAGCAGACCGGCGACGCGTCCTTGGGACCTCGACTATGGCCCAGGGCATCTGCTCTCGCTGAGAGATTATG GAGCGACATGCCAACCAATGGCTACTCGACAGACGAAAGCGTGTACACGAGGCTAGCCGCACACATGGAGCTTCTAACCAGCCGTGGATTGAAAACAGAAGCCATGTGGCCGCAGTGGTGTTCCCAGAATCCCGGCAAATGTCTCTGA
- the LOC122570715 gene encoding probable beta-hexosaminidase fdl isoform X3 produces the protein MKRIFEIKLQASKKLFLRKNIFNLNDILEKSNCTITTEASGLPHIQRLANCGFSRYQLSRMVGSVPSGWMRKILLFLVLTTGVLLIAMYAHAPPLASLQPFSSRRLKELQRGLVTFLVGNESTKKPEERLYEYLEEPRTFQSPWSWACVAGRCERRAVRSSRTSLASCIALCGGNTRLLWPRPTGNVFLGEDSVIIHLQQIEFVTVNTSDQETKNLLEHAKDVFIGNIRSLMKVPNAKSRSGVDVFVVYLSAGNGRAIGPNLDTDESYTLELMPKGKILEARISGKSFFGARHGLETLGQMIWWDESAGREGALRVLSRASVEDKPTFPYRGLLVDTGRQFFPIERLKRVIDGMAASKLNTFHWHLSDSQSFPFDSAQFPEMARWGAYSGDQIYTPDDVKDLADYARIRGIRVLIEIDSPAHAGAGWQWGTEYGYGELALCVDQQPWSSYCGEPNCGQLNPINEHTYRILEGLYRELLDLTEIRDIVHLGGDEVNLDCWAQYGNITAAMQAQNMTDHHAMWAEFETKMLQRLVKANHDETPKAVILWSSPLTKRPYITMYFDPKIHVIQSWGGSNWPETLDLLEDGFRVILSHVDTWYLDCGFGKWREIGEAACGEYRTWQTVYNHRPWRDYAQQHFSLVLGGEAAIWSEQTGDASLGPRLWPRASALAERLWSDMPTNGYSTDESVYTRLAAHMELLTSRGLKTEAMWPQWCSQNPGKCL, from the exons ACTGTCGAGGATGGTAGGCAGCGTACCGAGCGGATGGATGAGGAAGATCCTCCTCTTCCTGGTCCTGACGACCGGGGTCCTCCTCATCGCCATGTACGCGCACGCTCCGCCGCTTGCTTCTCTCCAACCGTTCTCGTCACGACG ACTGAAGGAGTTGCAACGAGGCTTGGTTACTTTCCTGGTCGGTAATGAAAGCACGAAGAAACCCGAGGAACGGCTCTACGAGTATCTGGAAGAGCCTAG AACGTTTCAGAGTCCGTGGTCCTGGGCCTGCGTCGCTGGAAGATGCGAGAGGAGAGCGGTCAGATCTTCGAGGACCTCGTTGGCCAGCTGTATCGCCCTCTGCGGCGGAAACACCAGGCTTCTCTGGCCCAGACCAACCGGAAACGTGTTCCTGGGCGAAGATAGCGTGATCATACACCTGCAGCAAATCGAATTCGTCACGGTGAACACTAGCGACCAGGAGACGAAGAACCTGTTGGAGCACGCCAAGGATGTTTTCATCG GTAACATAAGAAGCCTGATGAAGGTGCCAAACGCGAAAAGCAGATCCGGGGTGGACGTGTTTGTCGTCTACCTATCCGCCGGAAATGGCAGAGCGATAGGGCCGAACTTAGACACGGACGAGTCGTATACCCTGGAGCTGATGCCTAAGGGGAAGATTCTCGAAGCTCGAATAAGCGGAAAAAGTTTCTTCGGCGCCAGACACGGTTTGGAAACGCTTGGTCAAATGATCTGGTGGGACGAGTCTGCCGGAAGGGAAGGAGCCTTGCGAGTGTTATCTCGCGCTTCTGTCGAGGACAAGCCAACGTTCCCCTACAGAGGTTTGCTGGTCGATACGGGAAGACAGTTCTTTCCCATCGAACGACTGAAACGTGTGATCGACGGAATGGCGGCATCGAAGTTGAACACTTTCCATTGGCACCTATCAGACTCGCAGAGCTTCCCCTTCGATTCAGCCCAGTTCCCCGAAATGGCCAGATGGGGCGCTTATAGCGGAGATCAGATCTATACGCCCGACGATGTGAAGGATCTCGCGGATTACGCGAGGATCCGCGGCATCAGGGTGCTCATCGAGATCGACTCTCCGGCACATGCTGGTGCTGGCTGGCAATGGG GGACGGAGTACGGTTACGGGGAGCTGGCTCTCTGCGTTGATCAGCAGCCATGGTCGTCGTATTGCGGCGAGCCGAATTGCGGTCAGTTGAATCCCATCAACGAGCACACCTATCGAATATTAGAGGGGCTGTACAGGGAGCTTCTGGACCTGACCGAAATTCGGGACATCGTGCACCTTGGCGGGGACGAGGTGAACCTGGATTGTTGGGCACAGTACGGAAACATCACGGCCGCGATGCAAGCACAGAACATGACCGATCACCATGCTATGTGGGCCGAATTCGAAACGAAGATGTTGCAAAGGTTGGTGAAGGCCAACCACGATGAAACGCCAAAGGCTGTGATTCTGTGGAGTTCCCCGTTGACAAAGAGGCCTTACATCACCATGTACTTCGATCCAAAGATTCACGTGATCCAATCTTGGGGAGGTAGCAACTGGCCGGAAACACTGGATCTTCTAGAAGACGGTTTCAGAGTGATTCTTTCTCACGTGGACACGTGGTATCTGGATTGTGGATTTGGAAAATGGAGGGAGATCGGAGAAGCCGCCTGTGGCGAGTATCGTACCTGGCAAACTGTTTACAATCATCGACCTTGGAGAGATTACGCTCAGCAACATTTTAGCCTCGTTTTGGGCGGAGAGGCAGCTATCTGGAGCGAGCAGACCGGCGACGCGTCCTTGGGACCTCGACTATGGCCCAGGGCATCTGCTCTCGCTGAGAGATTATG GAGCGACATGCCAACCAATGGCTACTCGACAGACGAAAGCGTGTACACGAGGCTAGCCGCACACATGGAGCTTCTAACCAGCCGTGGATTGAAAACAGAAGCCATGTGGCCGCAGTGGTGTTCCCAGAATCCCGGCAAATGTCTCTGA
- the LOC122570715 gene encoding probable beta-hexosaminidase fdl isoform X1, with amino-acid sequence MVLLCIFNLNDILEKSNCTITTEASGLPHIQRLANCGFSRYQLSRMVGSVPSGWMRKILLFLVLTTGVLLIAMYAHAPPLASLQPFSSRRLKELQRGLVTFLVGNESTKKPEERLYEYLEEPRTFQSPWSWACVAGRCERRAVRSSRTSLASCIALCGGNTRLLWPRPTGNVFLGEDSVIIHLQQIEFVTVNTSDQETKNLLEHAKDVFIGNIRSLMKVPNAKSRSGVDVFVVYLSAGNGRAIGPNLDTDESYTLELMPKGKILEARISGKSFFGARHGLETLGQMIWWDESAGREGALRVLSRASVEDKPTFPYRGLLVDTGRQFFPIERLKRVIDGMAASKLNTFHWHLSDSQSFPFDSAQFPEMARWGAYSGDQIYTPDDVKDLADYARIRGIRVLIEIDSPAHAGAGWQWGTEYGYGELALCVDQQPWSSYCGEPNCGQLNPINEHTYRILEGLYRELLDLTEIRDIVHLGGDEVNLDCWAQYGNITAAMQAQNMTDHHAMWAEFETKMLQRLVKANHDETPKAVILWSSPLTKRPYITMYFDPKIHVIQSWGGSNWPETLDLLEDGFRVILSHVDTWYLDCGFGKWREIGEAACGEYRTWQTVYNHRPWRDYAQQHFSLVLGGEAAIWSEQTGDASLGPRLWPRASALAERLWSDMPTNGYSTDESVYTRLAAHMELLTSRGLKTEAMWPQWCSQNPGKCL; translated from the exons ACTGTCGAGGATGGTAGGCAGCGTACCGAGCGGATGGATGAGGAAGATCCTCCTCTTCCTGGTCCTGACGACCGGGGTCCTCCTCATCGCCATGTACGCGCACGCTCCGCCGCTTGCTTCTCTCCAACCGTTCTCGTCACGACG ACTGAAGGAGTTGCAACGAGGCTTGGTTACTTTCCTGGTCGGTAATGAAAGCACGAAGAAACCCGAGGAACGGCTCTACGAGTATCTGGAAGAGCCTAG AACGTTTCAGAGTCCGTGGTCCTGGGCCTGCGTCGCTGGAAGATGCGAGAGGAGAGCGGTCAGATCTTCGAGGACCTCGTTGGCCAGCTGTATCGCCCTCTGCGGCGGAAACACCAGGCTTCTCTGGCCCAGACCAACCGGAAACGTGTTCCTGGGCGAAGATAGCGTGATCATACACCTGCAGCAAATCGAATTCGTCACGGTGAACACTAGCGACCAGGAGACGAAGAACCTGTTGGAGCACGCCAAGGATGTTTTCATCG GTAACATAAGAAGCCTGATGAAGGTGCCAAACGCGAAAAGCAGATCCGGGGTGGACGTGTTTGTCGTCTACCTATCCGCCGGAAATGGCAGAGCGATAGGGCCGAACTTAGACACGGACGAGTCGTATACCCTGGAGCTGATGCCTAAGGGGAAGATTCTCGAAGCTCGAATAAGCGGAAAAAGTTTCTTCGGCGCCAGACACGGTTTGGAAACGCTTGGTCAAATGATCTGGTGGGACGAGTCTGCCGGAAGGGAAGGAGCCTTGCGAGTGTTATCTCGCGCTTCTGTCGAGGACAAGCCAACGTTCCCCTACAGAGGTTTGCTGGTCGATACGGGAAGACAGTTCTTTCCCATCGAACGACTGAAACGTGTGATCGACGGAATGGCGGCATCGAAGTTGAACACTTTCCATTGGCACCTATCAGACTCGCAGAGCTTCCCCTTCGATTCAGCCCAGTTCCCCGAAATGGCCAGATGGGGCGCTTATAGCGGAGATCAGATCTATACGCCCGACGATGTGAAGGATCTCGCGGATTACGCGAGGATCCGCGGCATCAGGGTGCTCATCGAGATCGACTCTCCGGCACATGCTGGTGCTGGCTGGCAATGGG GGACGGAGTACGGTTACGGGGAGCTGGCTCTCTGCGTTGATCAGCAGCCATGGTCGTCGTATTGCGGCGAGCCGAATTGCGGTCAGTTGAATCCCATCAACGAGCACACCTATCGAATATTAGAGGGGCTGTACAGGGAGCTTCTGGACCTGACCGAAATTCGGGACATCGTGCACCTTGGCGGGGACGAGGTGAACCTGGATTGTTGGGCACAGTACGGAAACATCACGGCCGCGATGCAAGCACAGAACATGACCGATCACCATGCTATGTGGGCCGAATTCGAAACGAAGATGTTGCAAAGGTTGGTGAAGGCCAACCACGATGAAACGCCAAAGGCTGTGATTCTGTGGAGTTCCCCGTTGACAAAGAGGCCTTACATCACCATGTACTTCGATCCAAAGATTCACGTGATCCAATCTTGGGGAGGTAGCAACTGGCCGGAAACACTGGATCTTCTAGAAGACGGTTTCAGAGTGATTCTTTCTCACGTGGACACGTGGTATCTGGATTGTGGATTTGGAAAATGGAGGGAGATCGGAGAAGCCGCCTGTGGCGAGTATCGTACCTGGCAAACTGTTTACAATCATCGACCTTGGAGAGATTACGCTCAGCAACATTTTAGCCTCGTTTTGGGCGGAGAGGCAGCTATCTGGAGCGAGCAGACCGGCGACGCGTCCTTGGGACCTCGACTATGGCCCAGGGCATCTGCTCTCGCTGAGAGATTATG GAGCGACATGCCAACCAATGGCTACTCGACAGACGAAAGCGTGTACACGAGGCTAGCCGCACACATGGAGCTTCTAACCAGCCGTGGATTGAAAACAGAAGCCATGTGGCCGCAGTGGTGTTCCCAGAATCCCGGCAAATGTCTCTGA
- the LOC122570715 gene encoding probable beta-hexosaminidase fdl isoform X7 produces MKRIFEIKLQASKKLFLRKKLSRMVGSVPSGWMRKILLFLVLTTGVLLIAMYAHAPPLASLQPFSSRRLKELQRGLVTFLVGNESTKKPEERLYEYLEEPRTFQSPWSWACVAGRCERRAVRSSRTSLASCIALCGGNTRLLWPRPTGNVFLGEDSVIIHLQQIEFVTVNTSDQETKNLLEHAKDVFIGNIRSLMKVPNAKSRSGVDVFVVYLSAGNGRAIGPNLDTDESYTLELMPKGKILEARISGKSFFGARHGLETLGQMIWWDESAGREGALRVLSRASVEDKPTFPYRGLLVDTGRQFFPIERLKRVIDGMAASKLNTFHWHLSDSQSFPFDSAQFPEMARWGAYSGDQIYTPDDVKDLADYARIRGIRVLIEIDSPAHAGAGWQWGTEYGYGELALCVDQQPWSSYCGEPNCGQLNPINEHTYRILEGLYRELLDLTEIRDIVHLGGDEVNLDCWAQYGNITAAMQAQNMTDHHAMWAEFETKMLQRLVKANHDETPKAVILWSSPLTKRPYITMYFDPKIHVIQSWGGSNWPETLDLLEDGFRVILSHVDTWYLDCGFGKWREIGEAACGEYRTWQTVYNHRPWRDYAQQHFSLVLGGEAAIWSEQTGDASLGPRLWPRASALAERLWSDMPTNGYSTDESVYTRLAAHMELLTSRGLKTEAMWPQWCSQNPGKCL; encoded by the exons ACTGTCGAGGATGGTAGGCAGCGTACCGAGCGGATGGATGAGGAAGATCCTCCTCTTCCTGGTCCTGACGACCGGGGTCCTCCTCATCGCCATGTACGCGCACGCTCCGCCGCTTGCTTCTCTCCAACCGTTCTCGTCACGACG ACTGAAGGAGTTGCAACGAGGCTTGGTTACTTTCCTGGTCGGTAATGAAAGCACGAAGAAACCCGAGGAACGGCTCTACGAGTATCTGGAAGAGCCTAG AACGTTTCAGAGTCCGTGGTCCTGGGCCTGCGTCGCTGGAAGATGCGAGAGGAGAGCGGTCAGATCTTCGAGGACCTCGTTGGCCAGCTGTATCGCCCTCTGCGGCGGAAACACCAGGCTTCTCTGGCCCAGACCAACCGGAAACGTGTTCCTGGGCGAAGATAGCGTGATCATACACCTGCAGCAAATCGAATTCGTCACGGTGAACACTAGCGACCAGGAGACGAAGAACCTGTTGGAGCACGCCAAGGATGTTTTCATCG GTAACATAAGAAGCCTGATGAAGGTGCCAAACGCGAAAAGCAGATCCGGGGTGGACGTGTTTGTCGTCTACCTATCCGCCGGAAATGGCAGAGCGATAGGGCCGAACTTAGACACGGACGAGTCGTATACCCTGGAGCTGATGCCTAAGGGGAAGATTCTCGAAGCTCGAATAAGCGGAAAAAGTTTCTTCGGCGCCAGACACGGTTTGGAAACGCTTGGTCAAATGATCTGGTGGGACGAGTCTGCCGGAAGGGAAGGAGCCTTGCGAGTGTTATCTCGCGCTTCTGTCGAGGACAAGCCAACGTTCCCCTACAGAGGTTTGCTGGTCGATACGGGAAGACAGTTCTTTCCCATCGAACGACTGAAACGTGTGATCGACGGAATGGCGGCATCGAAGTTGAACACTTTCCATTGGCACCTATCAGACTCGCAGAGCTTCCCCTTCGATTCAGCCCAGTTCCCCGAAATGGCCAGATGGGGCGCTTATAGCGGAGATCAGATCTATACGCCCGACGATGTGAAGGATCTCGCGGATTACGCGAGGATCCGCGGCATCAGGGTGCTCATCGAGATCGACTCTCCGGCACATGCTGGTGCTGGCTGGCAATGGG GGACGGAGTACGGTTACGGGGAGCTGGCTCTCTGCGTTGATCAGCAGCCATGGTCGTCGTATTGCGGCGAGCCGAATTGCGGTCAGTTGAATCCCATCAACGAGCACACCTATCGAATATTAGAGGGGCTGTACAGGGAGCTTCTGGACCTGACCGAAATTCGGGACATCGTGCACCTTGGCGGGGACGAGGTGAACCTGGATTGTTGGGCACAGTACGGAAACATCACGGCCGCGATGCAAGCACAGAACATGACCGATCACCATGCTATGTGGGCCGAATTCGAAACGAAGATGTTGCAAAGGTTGGTGAAGGCCAACCACGATGAAACGCCAAAGGCTGTGATTCTGTGGAGTTCCCCGTTGACAAAGAGGCCTTACATCACCATGTACTTCGATCCAAAGATTCACGTGATCCAATCTTGGGGAGGTAGCAACTGGCCGGAAACACTGGATCTTCTAGAAGACGGTTTCAGAGTGATTCTTTCTCACGTGGACACGTGGTATCTGGATTGTGGATTTGGAAAATGGAGGGAGATCGGAGAAGCCGCCTGTGGCGAGTATCGTACCTGGCAAACTGTTTACAATCATCGACCTTGGAGAGATTACGCTCAGCAACATTTTAGCCTCGTTTTGGGCGGAGAGGCAGCTATCTGGAGCGAGCAGACCGGCGACGCGTCCTTGGGACCTCGACTATGGCCCAGGGCATCTGCTCTCGCTGAGAGATTATG GAGCGACATGCCAACCAATGGCTACTCGACAGACGAAAGCGTGTACACGAGGCTAGCCGCACACATGGAGCTTCTAACCAGCCGTGGATTGAAAACAGAAGCCATGTGGCCGCAGTGGTGTTCCCAGAATCCCGGCAAATGTCTCTGA